One genomic region from Buteo buteo chromosome 12, bButBut1.hap1.1, whole genome shotgun sequence encodes:
- the GPR137B gene encoding integral membrane protein GPR137B — MEASEWDPLKNDTLPPTLTPAVPPYVKLGLTIVYTVFYSLLFVFIYVQLWLVLHYRHKRFSYQTVFLFLCLFWASLRTVLFSFYFKDFVTANSLSPFIFWLLYCFPVCLQFFTLTLMNLYFTQVIFKAKSKYSPELLKYRLPLYLASLFISLLFLLVNLTCAVLVRTQNSERKVIVSVRVAINDTLFVLCAVSLSICLYKISKMSLANIYLESKGSSVCQVTSIGVTVILLYTSRACYNLFILSFSQTKKVNSFDYDWYNVSDQANLKCQLGDAGYIVFGVILFIWELLPTSLVVYFFRVRNPTKDLANAGMVPSHGFSPRSYFFDNPRRYDSDDDLAWNIAPQGAQGSFSPDYYDWGHQNNSFMAYIGSLQQDPALDTDRPSPI, encoded by the exons ATGGAGGCCTCTGAGTGGGACCCACTGAAAAATGACACCCTTCCGCCGACCCTGACGCCAGCTGTCCCTCCGTATGTGAAGTTGGGCCTGACCATTGTATATACTGTTTTTTATTCACTGCTTTTCGTGTTCATCTATGTCCAGCTCTGGCTGGTCCTTCACTACAGGCACAAGAGGTTCAGTTACCAAactgtctttctgtttctgtgcttgttttggGCCTCTCTTAGGACTGTgctcttttcattttacttcaaaGACTTTGTCACAGCAAATTCTCTCAGCCCCTTCATCTTCTGGCTTCTCTATTGCTTCCCAGTCTGCCTCCAGTTTTTTACCCTGACCCTGATGAATCTTTACTTCACACAG gtgaTTTTCAAAGCTAAGTCAAAGTATTCCCCAGAGCTACTGAAATACAG GTTGCCCCTCTACCTGGCTTCTCTTTTCATaagtctcctcttcctcttggtGAATTTAACATGTGCAGTATTGGTGAGGACACAGAATTCAGAGAGAAAAGTCATTGTCTCTGTCCGGGTGGCAATTAATGACACGTTGTTTGTGCTGTGCGCTGTTTCACTCTCCATCTGCCTGTATAAGATTTCCAAGATGTCTTTAGCCAACATTTACTTGGAGTCCAAG GGCTCATCTGTCTGTCAGGTGACAAGTATAGGAGTGACTGTTATACTACTTTATACCTCACGAGCCTGTTACAACTTGTTCATCTTATCGTTTTCCCAAACCAAGAAAGTAAATTCCTTTGATTATGATTGGTACAACGTATCAGATCAGGcaa ATCTGAAATGTCAGCTGGGAGATGCAGGTTACATAGTGTTTGGAGTGATCCTTTTCATCTGGGAGCTCTTGCCTACTTCCTTGGTGGTGTATTTCTTCCGTGTCCGAAACCCTACAAAAGATCTA GCCAACGCAGGAATGGTCCCCAGCCATGGCTTCAGTCCCAGATCTTACTTCTTTGACAACCCTCGCAGATACGACAGTGATGATGACCTAGCATGGAATATTGCACCCCAGGGGGCACAGGGCAG tttctcTCCAGACTACTACGACTGGGGCCATCAGAACAACAGCTTCATGGCTTACATAGGATCCCTCCAACAAGATCCAGCGCTGGACACAGACCGGCCAAGCCCTATATAA